From Neomonachus schauinslandi chromosome 4, ASM220157v2, whole genome shotgun sequence:
gagggatggggtggctgggtgatagacgttggggagggtatgtgctatggtgagtgctgtgaattgtgcaagactgttgaatcacagatctgtacctctgaaacaaataatgcaatatatgttaagagaaaaaaaaagaagaaaatagcaggaggggaagaatgaagggggggaatcggagggggagatgaaccatgagagacgatggactctgataaacaaactgagggttctgggggggtgggtgggaggatgggttagcctggtgataggtattaaagagggcacgctctgcatggagcactgggtgctatgcacaaacaatgaatcatggaacactacatcaaaaactaatgatgtaatgtatggggattaacataacaataaaaaattaaaaaaaatatcagggcaggggcacctggctggctcagtcagaagagcattcgactcttgatctcactcCTGGTtgcgagtttgagccccacagtgggtgtagaaactactaataaataaataaataaataaataaacaaaacttaaaaaaacagggCAGCTGTAAATAGCAGAAAGAAAGCTTTGCATGGAAAATAACAGAATAACTATTACTAACTTAAAGAGAATCTCATCTAGAGAAATACCCTGAAATTTCAACAAAATTAACCCctagtaataaatataaaacaaaaatgttattttgttccAGCTTTGATAATCAAGTAACCCAAATGGAAGACAGAAAATTCCAattcttctgttttaaaacttCAACTACAAGAACTCATGAGAATATGAGTAGCTTTTCCACTTACAGGATGCTCTTAGCGATGGGGTACTGTCCTCTTTTCTTCTACTACTCTGCATGAAGTACAACCTGAAATTAAAGATTTCACAATGAGAGCTTCCTAGCCACCAAAGCAGAGCTGTGAGATTATGTTTCTCTTTATTGCTCTACATGGGCCTTGTCAAATAGACCACAAATGTGTGTGACATTATCTGAAAAGATGCAGTTATTCTTCCATCTGAAGAATATGCGGTCTCCCTCCTATCCAGTTACTCAGTCTTTCACCTCGTTTGGTCTGACCCAGaaattaacttcattttacaGCTCATCACACTCAGCATATGCTCCGAGAAATGGATTCCTTCGTCCGGAGACCGGTAAAATCTCTGTCTCCCTTGGGGATTCTGCTATAGCATTTGTTCGAAGACAGTAATGGATGTCCTAACCAGTCCGTGTTTTCCAAAGCAATGACAACTCAAGGTCATATCTTCAAAATGAGGCATGTTCAATATAATGACTGCAAAAAAGTGTACACATGCAGCACACAGACGTTCCTGGTGATGTCCATCATGCATATTGCTTCTTTTTCCAATATGACATTTAATGGGGATTCTTATTCTAagaggcattttaaaaatcaacaaatcaatttcttttttttttttttaagattttatttatttatttatttatttgagagagagagagagagaaacagcatgagaggggatagggtcagagggagaagcaggctctccgccgagccgggagcctgatgtgggactcgatcccaggactccgggatcatgacctgagccgaaggcagttgcttaaccaactgagccacccaggcgcccaacaaatcAATTTCTAGTAAGAAGCCTTTTGCATGAGTTAGAGCAAATGTTCAATGAGTCCCCAGTGTTTGCTGAGAGATGTGTACACAACCAAAAATGTATACCAGATGATTGATGAAAAAAATGGTCAAGATTACATGTTCTCTCAAAATTCATGCcccaagccaaaaaaaaagatttaattatgaTCTCCACCAAACAACTTCAAAAGATAGATCAGCAATTCTCTGTCTGAAATTCttagacaaaatattttcaatgatttGGAGTTTCTTGTTCAGGAAGATAAATTGCTCGGTAAGACTGAAGACTGAATACATTTCAGTAAAGAGGCTGTGGCtttacaaaggagaaagaaaaaaggaaaatgtctaGAATGACAGGACATTTCCCCAaacaaatgggaaagaaaaatttggaaTTTCAGGGAATGTGCCAAAAATGCTGCAGGACAAATCATAGAAAGTTATTCAAAGTCatatcataggggcgcctgggtggctcagttgattgagcgactgccttcattcagctcaggtcatgatcccagggtcctgggatcgagccctgcatccctgcatcgggctccctgctcaacagggggcctgtttctccctctccctctgctgctcccattgcttgtgctctcctgctctctctctgccaaagaaataaataaaataaataaataaaatctttcaaagtcATATCATAAAACCAGAATACCAAATCTCTCTTGCAGGCGAGTAGATCAGACAATGCTTTCTGAGTATGAAAACTCAGCTAACAGAAATAGATCAATTATCAGCTCTTTTAAtaacacaatgaaaataaatacccTTTGACTGAACTGGAAGGAGGAAGGTGATTTTACTTTATGTATAGCTTGAACTAATGGATGTGAATAGAATTTTTTACcctgtttacacacacacacttccaacCAATTTAATTACTATAGTCTAGATTTTCCTTGATGTCCATATTGCAtattataaaaccataaaaaccaCCTGAGTATGCATTTTTCatgtatagtctttttttttttttttttaaacaagctgtGGCCAgttttatcaaagaaaaattttgcaTGATTTACTTTTCACCAGTCTGTTCTGGCATGCTTCAAAtgatatcagaatcacctggatcaATGATAGCCAGGGTGCATACTCTGTAGTATTTCCCACACGCTGTGCCCAATTCAGTATTATTGCCACTGTAGTGATGGACACCAGTTTTGGCCAACATGGCATAGTATTCTATTTCAGATTTCCTCAAGGCTGGGCAGTTGTTGGCGAGGATGACCAGTTTCGTTTTGCCATGTCTGATCattttcagagtctgcttgtaCCCCAGCACGTGCTTTCCACTTTTCATAACAAGCTGGAGCCTGGAGTTGATGGACTCCAGCGACTTTTTCGTCTTCTTTGCGGCCACCATCTTCCTGTCTTAGATGCGGGACGGCCCCAACCAAAACCAGCTGCCAAAATGGCCGGGAAAGGAAAAGGGCTCATGTATAGTCTTTACTTGAGACACTCAAACCAGTATGGGATTCAAAACTAAAAATGGTAACAAACATAAAAGTGAGCTTATCAAAATGAGCATGGCTCAGTCTCGTTAAGCTGTTACAGAATTATGGGTGCAGGAACTCCTGGTCCTCCTGAAAGTCTATTAGCCACCAGTGCACTGCCCAGCCTCTGAGACGCCCTCATTGCTCCTCCCTTGGTGGATGAaagttttgtgggggtttttttgtttttcttttttaagattttatccatttttcaacagagagagagagacagcgagagagggaacacaagcaggggggagtgggagagggagaagcaggcttcccaccgagcagggagcccgatgcggggctcgatcccaggaccctgggatcatgacctgagccgaaggcagacgcttaatgaatgagccacccaggcgcccctggatgaaAGTTTTTAGTGAAATCCAGAACAGAGCTATctgaacagaaagataaaaagaacaaaactatatTGACACAATTTGGAAAATGATCACAAAAATGGTAGAAATCACTATTAGACtcagtgctttctctctttccctgagtgtaataagagacaaaagcaaaataatagaagaccaaaaaaaaaaaaaaaggaaagaaaggaattgaaaaaaaatcggTCTATGAGGTAGAtgccaataaaaataatatcagaCAAATTTGAAATCAAGGCTGAAAGTCTTAAAGGGGACAAgaggaatattttatattcataaaagtTATGATccaccaaaaatataaaagtcaGGAAACTTTACGTACCTAATAACagattcaaaatatatacagCAAAACCTGATAGCAGAACAAAAAGCTATTGACAAACCCAAAAGAAAGTGGGACATATTAACCTATCACTCAAAAATCAACAGATCAAATTTATACAAAAATGTAGATGGAgggattaaaaaatacatcaaacaGGTACAGATTTTCTtacccaacaacaacaaatacacaTCCTTTTCAAACACTTACTGAATATTTGCAAGTATTAGCCACATATTAATGAGACCAGTAAAAAAGTTCAATGAATTCCTCAAATTAGAAATTATAGAAGCCACATTCATTGGCCATAATGTACTAAAATTATAAGTTAACCAAAAGGTATATCCCTTCTCTCCTTAGAATTTTAACTTTACTGTTCCAAAAAATTACTGGTTTAAGGAGGAAATCTCAAACTAGTCAGAAATCAAGAATGTGGCCAAAGTAATACTCAGAGGAATTATAGCCTTAAATGACTTTATTAGGAAAAAGTGTGCTGAATATCTTCTGCTGGTCTTTCCACACGCACTCTTCCCCTTCTCCATACTGTTTGGACCTGGAGAAAATGACCCTACGGATCGCATCAAAGAGCTCCCCACCCTCTGGAGAGTCTTCAGCACTGGCAGGTGTCAGAGAAGTGCGTAAGGTCAGGTGTCTACTCCCCCAGACTCCCACTGTGGGGTCACTGAAGCTCTTCCTCCTTAGTCTACAGAAGATAGAGGTGTGCACACCTTTATAAGTAGTTCCTTTATTCAACTTTCTTCAAGCAACCCTCTTTCCTGCTAGAAGTTTGCCTGATACAAGACTGAAAACAAATAGTGTTTCAACTCAAGAAACTAGGAAGAAACACACACTCTACCTCTAAAAAAGTAGGAACAGTAATGGATAAAGAtaaaaacgggcgcctgggtggctcagtcagttaagcctcagcctcttgattttggctcaggtcatgatctcaaggtggtgggatccagccctgtacTGGGCacgagctgggcatggagcctgcttaagattctctctctctttccctttccctctgcccctcccctcctttgcttgcatgtgcatgctctctctccctttaaaaaaaaaaagaaagaaagaaaaagaaaaagataaaaacaaaaatcatttatatagGAAGCTTAAAAGCTACTagagtagggacgcctgggtggctcagccagttaagcatctgcctttggctcaggtcatgaccgtggggtcctgggattgagtcccacattgggctccctgctcctcggggagcctgcttctccctctgactgccactccccctgcttgtgctcgctctctctctctgacaaataaataaatacaatcttaaaaaaaaaaaagctactagagttgatcaacaaaacaaatgaccaataaaagagaaaacttcgtgtggtattaaaaaaaaaaaagaggacaagagAATAAGAATGAGGGAGAAACATGAATAACATTAGGAACAGAAAATAGACATAATCCAGACACCAAGgagctttttaaattataagagaCTAGTTTATACAACATTATACCAATACATTTAAGGACGAAGTAGGCCCTAAACCTTTTTAAATGCTtatccaaaacaaaataatacctGAACACAATTGTAAaagttatatagaaaaaaataataaaaaataaaagttaggtaGAGTTAATAGTATTATGTAAATCCCCCGGTTCTGATAATGTTCTATGGTTACATAGGATGTTATCAGTGGGTGAAATGGGATGAAAgtacatgggaactctctgtagtatttttgcaacttcctgttaggcttcaaatatttcaaaataaaaacttttgagaCTCACACAGTTTTACAAAGTTATAGCAGGTCCTCACTCTAGCCCTCTAGGCTGTGATACCTATTCTCccaaataaaactataaacagTAGCTatcctcaaatttcttttttttttttaatttttatttagttatttgacagagagagacacagcgagagagggaacacaagcagggggagtgggagagggagaagcaggcttcccactgagcagggagcccaatgtggggctcaatcccaggatcctggaaccatgacctgagccgaaggcagacgc
This genomic window contains:
- the LOC110578880 gene encoding 60S ribosomal protein L30-like, which translates into the protein MVAAKKTKKSLESINSRLQLVMKSGKHVLGYKQTLKMIRHGKTKLVILANNCPALRKSEIEYYAMLAKTGVHHYSGNNTELGTACGKYYRVCTLAIIDPGDSDII